A DNA window from Luteolibacter luteus contains the following coding sequences:
- a CDS encoding cyclic nucleotide-binding domain-containing protein, giving the protein MKLPNIFTDSSKIRSFEAGETIFKAGDPGTEMFIVHEGEVDITIHGKVVETVNEDHFFGELALIDEAPRSADAVARTACKLVPLNQREFTFLVDEIPFFALRVMKVLADRLRKADKVNF; this is encoded by the coding sequence ATGAAACTTCCCAATATCTTTACCGATTCGTCCAAGATCCGGTCCTTTGAGGCTGGTGAAACGATCTTCAAAGCCGGCGATCCGGGAACTGAGATGTTCATCGTTCATGAGGGCGAAGTGGACATCACGATCCATGGGAAGGTCGTGGAGACCGTGAACGAGGACCATTTCTTCGGAGAGCTTGCCCTGATCGATGAAGCTCCTCGCTCTGCCGATGCGGTGGCCCGCACCGCTTGCAAGCTGGTGCCTCTCAATCAACGTGAGTTTACCTTCCTCGTGGATGAGATTCCTTTCTTCGCCCTCCGGGTGATGAAGGTTTTGGCCGATCGGCTTCGCAAGGCCGACAAGGTGAACTTCTGA
- a CDS encoding Crp/Fnr family transcriptional regulator, whose translation MSSSSPLPELPAIGFLADVDASHREFLASFGSFVRPQNGEALIEEGSAQENLYLIISGMLHVISAAGGRNLLVATLGAGDSLGEVNIFDPATASASVVARSECLIWSISASELEGFFESDPVAGVAFMRGLLRLVGHRIRAMNAKLADSEAEKSALQSFWKPHA comes from the coding sequence ATGAGTTCTTCTTCCCCTCTCCCCGAACTACCTGCGATCGGCTTCCTGGCTGACGTCGATGCCTCCCACCGGGAATTCCTAGCCTCCTTCGGTTCCTTTGTCCGCCCGCAGAATGGCGAGGCATTGATCGAGGAAGGTAGTGCCCAGGAGAACCTTTACCTGATCATCTCCGGCATGCTGCATGTCATCTCGGCAGCGGGAGGCCGGAACCTGTTGGTGGCCACTCTCGGAGCGGGGGATTCTTTGGGGGAAGTGAATATCTTTGATCCGGCGACTGCCAGTGCCTCCGTGGTAGCGCGAAGCGAGTGTCTGATCTGGAGCATCTCCGCTTCCGAGCTTGAGGGTTTCTTCGAAAGTGACCCGGTGGCGGGTGTGGCTTTCATGCGCGGCCTGCTTCGGCTCGTCGGCCACCGCATCCGGGCCATGAATGCGAAGCTCGCCGATTCCGAGGCTGAGAAGTCGGCTCTGCAAAGCTTCTGGAAACCCCACGCGTGA
- the metG gene encoding methionine--tRNA ligase — translation MFFITTAIDYTNGAPHIGHAYEKVLADVIARYQRLKGEEVYFLTGVDQHGQKVQQTAEKEGINPATFAAKKTKLFLNLWKKLGLQYDGWAATTDDRHKACVQAILTDLKDRGELYKKAYKGFYSVRQEQFLTDRDRNEAGEFGSEWGEVVEIEEENWYFRLSAHAEWLKNYVEKNPDFVIPGFRRNELVGALANSGELDLCISRPKERLRWGIEFPFDTDFVTYVWFDALINYISFAGYKAKEGSDLPSFEKLWPCAAHVIGKDILVPAHGIYWPCMLHAMGFADEEMPKILVHGWWNMKGEKMSKSLGNVVDPDELADKFGVDALRYYLVRDITTGKDADFDLDRLVMLYNQEMANELGNLCNRALNMTARFGGGKVVTGAETNDDDLSLRASLLTVIEDYRAAMDGFDVAEALKAINRHVTVCNAYAERNKPWELAKDPANKSRLDSVLYHLVESLAHCAVLISPVLPEPASRIASQLRMDELLQLKFDDLKWGLVPEGHETGKPKPVFPKIVVEEA, via the coding sequence ATGTTTTTCATCACCACCGCCATCGACTACACCAACGGCGCGCCACACATCGGCCACGCCTACGAGAAGGTGCTCGCCGACGTGATCGCCCGTTACCAGCGGCTGAAGGGCGAGGAGGTCTATTTCCTGACCGGCGTGGACCAGCACGGCCAGAAAGTCCAGCAGACGGCTGAAAAGGAAGGGATCAATCCCGCCACCTTCGCGGCGAAGAAGACCAAGCTCTTCCTCAACCTCTGGAAAAAACTCGGCCTCCAGTACGATGGCTGGGCCGCCACCACCGACGACCGCCACAAGGCTTGTGTCCAGGCGATCCTCACCGACCTGAAGGACCGCGGCGAACTCTACAAGAAGGCCTACAAGGGCTTCTACTCGGTGCGCCAGGAGCAGTTCCTGACCGATCGCGATCGCAATGAGGCCGGCGAGTTCGGATCCGAGTGGGGCGAGGTCGTGGAGATCGAGGAGGAAAACTGGTACTTCCGCCTCAGTGCCCACGCGGAGTGGCTGAAGAACTACGTGGAGAAGAATCCGGACTTCGTGATTCCAGGCTTCCGCCGCAACGAACTGGTCGGCGCGCTGGCCAACTCGGGCGAGCTCGATCTCTGCATTTCCCGCCCGAAGGAGCGCCTGCGCTGGGGCATCGAGTTTCCCTTCGATACCGACTTCGTGACCTATGTGTGGTTCGACGCCTTGATCAACTACATCTCCTTCGCCGGCTACAAAGCGAAGGAAGGCAGCGATCTCCCCTCTTTCGAAAAGCTCTGGCCCTGCGCCGCCCACGTCATCGGCAAGGACATCCTCGTCCCCGCCCACGGCATCTACTGGCCCTGCATGCTTCACGCCATGGGCTTCGCTGATGAGGAGATGCCGAAAATCCTGGTCCACGGCTGGTGGAACATGAAGGGCGAGAAGATGTCGAAGTCTCTCGGCAATGTCGTCGATCCCGACGAACTCGCCGACAAATTCGGCGTCGACGCGCTCCGCTACTATCTCGTGCGGGATATCACCACTGGCAAGGACGCGGACTTTGATCTCGATCGCCTAGTGATGCTCTACAACCAGGAGATGGCGAACGAACTCGGCAACCTCTGCAACCGTGCCCTCAACATGACCGCACGCTTTGGCGGCGGCAAGGTGGTCACCGGCGCGGAGACCAACGACGACGACCTGAGCCTCCGTGCCTCACTGCTTACGGTGATTGAGGACTATCGCGCCGCGATGGACGGCTTCGACGTCGCCGAAGCACTGAAGGCGATCAACCGTCACGTCACGGTCTGCAATGCCTACGCCGAGCGGAACAAGCCTTGGGAACTGGCCAAGGACCCGGCCAACAAATCCCGCCTCGATTCGGTGCTCTACCACCTCGTGGAGAGCCTCGCTCACTGCGCCGTGCTCATCTCCCCGGTGCTGCCCGAACCCGCTTCGCGCATTGCCTCGCAGCTCCGGATGGACGAATTGCTCCAGCTTAAATTCGACGACCTCAAGTGGGGCCTCGTTCCGGAAGGCCACGAAACCGGCAAGCCGAAGCCCGTCTTCCCGAAGATCGTGGTGGAGGAAGCCTGA
- a CDS encoding YtxH domain-containing protein, whose amino-acid sequence MKLNYLFAAAALALIPACERHETPEVKEKIDDALDRRPNEGIKDATEDVKDAAKDVGDEIKDAGKEIKEDVKDATR is encoded by the coding sequence ATGAAACTGAACTACCTCTTTGCCGCTGCAGCGCTCGCCTTGATCCCGGCCTGCGAACGCCACGAAACCCCGGAAGTGAAGGAGAAGATCGACGACGCGCTCGATCGCCGCCCGAACGAAGGAATCAAAGATGCTACGGAAGACGTGAAGGATGCCGCCAAGGATGTCGGCGACGAGATCAAGGACGCAGGCAAGGAAATCAAAGAAGACGTGAAGGACGCGACCCGCTAG
- a CDS encoding tetratricopeptide repeat protein, with protein sequence MPDSERDDFFDDANGCLALGELEEAAALYRKCVALDPDFFDGWHALGMCLLKLGQIKEAIGCGLQATTLRPNDLLAWTGLSQMYVRDGQIAEAEFAKGNARILSLGGKVVRDT encoded by the coding sequence ATGCCGGACTCCGAACGGGACGATTTTTTCGACGACGCCAACGGCTGCCTCGCCCTCGGGGAACTGGAGGAGGCAGCCGCCCTTTACCGGAAGTGCGTCGCCCTTGACCCCGACTTTTTCGATGGCTGGCATGCCTTGGGCATGTGCCTGCTGAAGCTCGGCCAGATCAAGGAGGCCATCGGCTGCGGCCTGCAAGCCACCACCCTCAGACCGAACGACCTGCTCGCTTGGACCGGCTTGTCCCAGATGTATGTCCGGGACGGCCAGATCGCCGAGGCGGAGTTCGCCAAGGGCAATGCCCGGATTCTCTCCTTGGGTGGCAAGGTGGTCCGGGACACCTGA
- a CDS encoding cation:proton antiporter → MDHAIVTDIAWCIIAAWVVGVLCQLIRQPLLIAYLVAGFAIGPNGFKFITSPDSIRTMSEIGLVLLLFMIGLEMDLKKMLGSGRAIMITALVQICGSVALGWMIFRYVGPAASSLEAIYLAVAVAMSSTVIIVKLLHDKRELETLAGRITMGILVLQDVGVILFLAIQPNLKDPAIAPLAMAVIRVLQLVGAAYFSGRFLLPPIFKMVARRPELVLVGALAWCFAMAGLAGYLGLSREMGALLAGVMVSTFPYTLDVVARITSIRDFFVTLFFVSLGMIIPLPTWEYILWMLVFSSVLIMTRLITVFPTLFRSGLGQRMSLLPALNLSQLSELSLVLLAIGKASGDVSDKTISITAFSFAFLAVLSTYAITGSETILRRISPLLRKVGFPDLPAATHEVDEREETARIFLLGFSWTASSLLEEITRGHPALLSQLRVVDFNPETAAKLRERGVSVVYGDVSRPEVLEHTGIDRAQVIICTLPDGILRGASNRRMLAQLRALNPEAEIIVHAEKLADAEALYAEGASYVITPRLLEAGDLLEVLGAIDNKLAGEKRAEQLTRLSQHREVIP, encoded by the coding sequence GTGGATCATGCCATCGTCACGGACATCGCCTGGTGCATTATTGCGGCATGGGTGGTCGGCGTCCTCTGCCAGCTTATACGGCAGCCGCTGTTGATCGCCTATCTGGTGGCCGGCTTTGCCATCGGACCGAACGGTTTCAAGTTCATCACCTCTCCCGACTCTATCCGGACCATGTCCGAGATCGGGCTGGTGCTGCTCTTGTTCATGATCGGGCTGGAGATGGACCTGAAGAAGATGCTCGGCTCCGGCAGGGCGATCATGATCACCGCGCTGGTTCAAATATGCGGCAGTGTCGCGCTAGGCTGGATGATCTTCCGCTACGTCGGCCCTGCTGCAAGCAGCTTGGAAGCAATCTATCTCGCGGTGGCAGTCGCGATGAGCAGCACGGTGATCATCGTAAAACTGCTGCACGACAAACGTGAGCTGGAAACTTTGGCGGGACGAATCACGATGGGAATTCTCGTGCTTCAGGATGTGGGAGTGATCCTTTTCCTCGCCATCCAACCGAACCTGAAAGATCCCGCGATCGCCCCCTTGGCGATGGCGGTCATCCGCGTCCTGCAACTGGTGGGTGCCGCTTATTTTTCGGGGCGCTTCCTCTTGCCTCCGATCTTCAAAATGGTCGCACGCCGCCCGGAGCTGGTACTCGTCGGAGCACTTGCCTGGTGTTTCGCGATGGCCGGGCTCGCCGGCTACCTCGGACTCTCTCGTGAAATGGGAGCGCTGCTGGCAGGCGTGATGGTTTCAACCTTCCCCTACACACTCGATGTGGTTGCAAGGATCACGAGCATCCGGGATTTTTTCGTCACCCTCTTCTTCGTCTCTCTCGGGATGATCATTCCACTGCCGACCTGGGAGTATATCTTGTGGATGCTGGTCTTCAGTTCCGTGCTGATCATGACTCGCCTCATCACGGTCTTCCCCACCCTCTTCCGCTCCGGGCTGGGACAACGCATGAGCTTATTGCCAGCCCTCAATCTGAGCCAGCTGAGCGAGCTTTCACTGGTGCTTCTCGCAATCGGCAAGGCCTCGGGAGATGTCTCGGACAAGACAATAAGCATCACGGCCTTCTCCTTCGCATTCCTCGCAGTGCTCTCGACCTATGCCATCACCGGAAGCGAAACAATCCTGCGCCGCATCTCGCCGCTGCTCCGGAAGGTCGGCTTCCCGGATCTTCCTGCAGCGACTCATGAGGTGGACGAGCGGGAAGAGACAGCACGGATCTTCCTGCTCGGCTTCTCATGGACCGCGAGTTCCCTGCTCGAGGAAATCACCCGCGGTCATCCAGCGCTGCTCTCACAGCTCAGGGTCGTGGATTTCAATCCCGAAACCGCAGCCAAGCTGCGCGAACGCGGCGTCTCGGTGGTGTATGGCGATGTCAGTCGTCCCGAGGTTTTGGAGCACACCGGGATCGATCGCGCACAAGTCATCATCTGCACCCTGCCGGATGGGATCCTGCGCGGTGCCAGCAATCGCAGGATGCTCGCGCAGCTGCGCGCCTTGAACCCGGAGGCCGAAATCATCGTTCACGCCGAGAAGCTGGCTGATGCCGAGGCCCTTTATGCCGAAGGCGCAAGCTACGTCATCACCCCGCGCCTGCTCGAAGCAGGCGACCTCCTCGAAGTATTGGGCGCCATCGACAACAAACTCGCCGGCGAGAAGCGGGCGGAGCAGCTGACACGATTGAGCCAACATCGCGAGGTGATTCCTTGA
- the glsA gene encoding glutaminase A: MKSPISQILKSLHERYASFREGNVADYIPELSKANPDWFGICIATRDGHLYEVGDTRQKFTIQSISKALTYGLALEDRGEEHVLSRIGVEPSGDAFNAISLKPGTGTPFNPMINAGAIATCGQILESDGESRIQRITRYLSRCAGGQLEIDEEIYRSESMTGHRNRAIGWMLRNFDIIEEEPRDILETYFQQCSLRVTCADLAVMGATLANRGFNPITGERAIAHEYVDNVLGVMASCGMYDWSGEWIYRVGLPAKSGVGGGILAVLPGQLGIGVFSPPLDSQGNSARGIRVCMDLARELSLHMFNPSAVPQPAVRRSYNAAQVNSRRRLPSSTFRELRRYGDRIRVMELQGPLLFSTIEPVVRELVKQVAYCDHIILNFSYVFSIDLVSLRMLHSLWLQCSAEGVGLLCCHTGRFTKALVSAGLDEDSLFFSEDAALESCENAVLARVKPGYSPEAELVSLNACQLFGKCDHEELAFLDANLESRHYAPGENIIQAGGDADELFVLMAGSVEVRLQLGEKRYQRLDVFSAGMSFGELAFLDGSPRSADVVAMAQVECRVIPRALFEEIGASRPLLKAKILTEISLQLCDRLRQANIEISALRN, from the coding sequence ATGAAGTCGCCTATTTCCCAAATCCTCAAAAGTCTCCACGAACGGTACGCCTCTTTCCGGGAGGGGAATGTCGCCGACTACATTCCGGAGCTCTCGAAAGCCAACCCTGATTGGTTCGGCATCTGCATCGCCACGCGCGACGGGCACCTCTATGAGGTCGGGGACACGAGGCAGAAATTCACCATCCAATCGATCTCCAAGGCGCTCACCTATGGTCTGGCCTTGGAAGACCGGGGAGAGGAACACGTGCTTTCCCGGATCGGTGTCGAGCCTTCGGGGGACGCCTTCAATGCGATCAGCCTCAAGCCTGGCACCGGGACGCCATTCAACCCGATGATCAATGCGGGAGCCATCGCGACTTGCGGGCAGATTCTGGAGAGTGACGGGGAGAGCAGGATCCAGCGGATCACCCGTTACCTTTCTCGCTGTGCAGGTGGCCAGCTTGAGATCGACGAGGAAATCTATCGTTCGGAAAGCATGACCGGGCACCGCAACCGGGCAATCGGCTGGATGTTGAGGAACTTCGATATCATCGAGGAGGAACCTCGCGATATTCTCGAGACCTATTTCCAGCAGTGCTCGCTACGGGTTACTTGCGCCGATCTTGCGGTGATGGGAGCCACGCTTGCGAATCGCGGTTTCAATCCCATTACCGGCGAACGTGCGATCGCGCATGAGTATGTGGACAATGTGCTCGGCGTGATGGCGAGCTGCGGGATGTACGATTGGTCGGGTGAATGGATCTATCGTGTCGGCTTGCCCGCAAAGAGTGGGGTAGGCGGTGGCATCCTTGCGGTGCTGCCGGGACAATTGGGTATCGGGGTTTTCTCCCCTCCCTTGGATAGCCAAGGGAACAGCGCCCGCGGGATCCGGGTTTGCATGGACCTGGCCCGTGAGCTTTCACTGCACATGTTCAATCCTAGTGCCGTACCTCAGCCTGCGGTACGGCGAAGTTACAATGCGGCCCAGGTAAATTCGCGGAGACGGCTACCATCCTCCACCTTCCGCGAACTGCGGCGCTACGGAGACCGCATTCGTGTGATGGAGCTTCAGGGGCCGCTTCTTTTTTCGACGATCGAGCCGGTGGTGCGCGAGCTCGTGAAGCAGGTCGCTTATTGCGATCACATCATCTTGAACTTCAGCTACGTGTTCTCCATCGATCTGGTTTCCCTGAGGATGCTCCACAGTTTATGGCTGCAATGCTCGGCCGAAGGCGTGGGGCTGCTTTGCTGCCATACCGGACGCTTCACCAAGGCTCTGGTCTCCGCAGGGCTGGACGAGGACTCGCTTTTCTTCAGCGAGGACGCGGCGCTCGAATCCTGCGAGAATGCGGTGCTGGCCCGCGTGAAGCCTGGCTATTCGCCCGAGGCGGAACTGGTTTCGCTGAATGCCTGCCAGCTTTTCGGCAAATGCGATCACGAAGAGCTGGCCTTCCTCGATGCCAACTTGGAATCGAGACACTATGCCCCGGGAGAGAACATCATCCAAGCTGGCGGTGATGCAGACGAGCTATTCGTGCTCATGGCGGGCAGCGTCGAAGTTCGCCTCCAACTCGGCGAGAAGCGTTACCAGCGTCTTGATGTGTTCTCTGCGGGCATGAGCTTCGGGGAGTTGGCTTTCCTCGACGGATCGCCACGCTCCGCAGACGTGGTAGCGATGGCACAGGTGGAGTGCCGGGTCATTCCACGAGCGCTCTTCGAGGAGATCGGTGCCAGCCGACCCCTGCTGAAGGCGAAGATCCTCACTGAGATCTCGCTCCAGCTTTGTGACCGGTTAAGACAAGCTAACATCGAGATCTCCGCGTTGCGAAATTGA
- a CDS encoding family 43 glycosylhydrolase: MFRTLIFSASLISASVAQNFVNPIAEGADPCVIRHDDKYIWCQSAGNRGVALWVSDRLTSLGTPHVVWQAPENGPYSKEVWAPELQFIDGKFYIYVAASDGKNANHLAYALESEGSDPLGPYKLHGPFATGEGSDGKSPNIWAIDMMVFKNDGKLYAVWSGWDKPGSDNQYLYIAPMKSPVELSGPRVLLSKNDTYLWERTEEREGSRGLAEGPQILQHEGRTFLIYSTAASWLPTYKLGLMELTGEDPLDPTSWKKHDQPVFRGTEKTFGVGHGGFVQSPDGKEWWNVYHAKRDRGGNWLRSIFVQPFTFRDGVPDFGQPVDPGTSLPLPSGEKILSSSLPLAVSFRNSRDLDAFSYYGHQQFLAITDKGVELGTAPAEPVNAYRAGEKLVLDGGEFTDFSVDTEISFLKGDRDAGLLFRVTDPSVGFDAQRGYFAGIIPGNKTVVLGKTDGKNWKEISRAPLTSDVSSGVKLAVTAKGKEITVSLDGKKVLSAEDDTYAKGSVGLRVVDTHARFENLNITGN; the protein is encoded by the coding sequence ATGTTTCGCACCCTGATCTTCTCAGCCAGCCTGATTTCCGCCTCGGTCGCGCAGAACTTTGTCAATCCGATCGCGGAGGGTGCGGATCCATGTGTGATCCGTCATGATGACAAGTATATCTGGTGCCAATCCGCCGGTAACCGTGGCGTAGCCTTGTGGGTTTCGGATCGTCTGACCTCGCTCGGCACCCCGCATGTGGTGTGGCAGGCACCGGAGAATGGCCCTTACTCGAAGGAAGTCTGGGCACCGGAGCTCCAGTTTATCGACGGCAAGTTCTACATCTACGTGGCTGCGTCTGACGGGAAGAATGCGAACCACTTGGCCTATGCTCTGGAATCCGAAGGCTCCGACCCGCTGGGGCCCTACAAGCTTCACGGCCCCTTTGCCACCGGTGAAGGCAGCGATGGCAAATCGCCGAACATCTGGGCCATCGACATGATGGTCTTCAAGAATGACGGCAAGCTCTACGCCGTCTGGTCTGGCTGGGACAAGCCGGGCAGCGATAACCAATACCTTTACATCGCGCCGATGAAGTCCCCGGTCGAGCTTTCCGGGCCACGCGTTCTTCTTTCGAAGAACGATACCTATCTCTGGGAACGCACCGAGGAACGCGAAGGCTCGCGCGGTCTGGCGGAGGGTCCGCAAATCTTGCAGCATGAAGGCCGGACCTTCCTCATTTATTCCACGGCCGCCTCCTGGCTTCCGACCTACAAGCTTGGCCTGATGGAGTTGACTGGCGAGGATCCACTCGATCCTACCTCGTGGAAGAAGCATGATCAGCCTGTTTTCCGCGGCACGGAAAAGACCTTCGGCGTTGGTCATGGAGGCTTCGTGCAGAGCCCAGATGGCAAGGAGTGGTGGAATGTCTATCACGCCAAGCGCGATCGCGGAGGCAACTGGCTGCGCTCAATTTTCGTCCAGCCCTTCACCTTTAGGGACGGTGTCCCTGACTTCGGTCAACCGGTGGATCCCGGTACGTCTTTGCCGCTTCCTTCCGGTGAGAAGATCCTTTCGTCTTCGCTTCCGCTCGCGGTTTCTTTCCGAAACTCGAGGGATCTCGACGCATTCTCTTACTATGGGCACCAGCAGTTCCTCGCGATCACGGACAAGGGCGTCGAACTCGGCACCGCTCCCGCAGAGCCTGTGAACGCTTACCGGGCTGGCGAGAAGCTGGTGTTGGATGGAGGGGAGTTCACGGACTTCAGTGTCGATACCGAGATCAGCTTCCTGAAAGGGGATCGCGATGCGGGGCTCCTGTTTCGCGTTACTGATCCGTCAGTCGGCTTCGATGCCCAGCGCGGCTACTTCGCGGGAATTATTCCCGGCAACAAGACCGTGGTGCTCGGCAAGACCGACGGAAAGAACTGGAAGGAGATTTCCCGTGCACCACTGACCAGCGATGTGAGCAGTGGCGTGAAGCTCGCGGTGACCGCGAAAGGCAAAGAGATCACCGTGTCCCTGGACGGGAAAAAGGTCCTTAGCGCGGAGGACGATACCTACGCGAAAGGTTCCGTCGGGCTGCGTGTGGTTGATACCCACGCGCGCTTTGAGAATCTGAACATCACCGGGAACTAG
- a CDS encoding Crp/Fnr family transcriptional regulator, which translates to MNPFLQTVAEYPGREFVAGDFILRQGDACTELHVLLEGDVEVIRDDVRVAKISESGSVFGEMSLLLGGPCTASVRALGPVRVASILRPREFLASSADASLHIAELLAHRIDALNRYLVDVKHQYEGHDHLGMVDAVLDALMHRPRKKKA; encoded by the coding sequence ATGAATCCCTTTCTCCAAACCGTTGCGGAGTACCCGGGCCGCGAGTTTGTCGCGGGAGATTTCATTCTTCGACAGGGTGACGCCTGCACGGAACTGCATGTCCTGCTTGAGGGAGACGTGGAAGTGATACGGGATGATGTACGCGTGGCGAAGATCTCTGAATCCGGATCGGTCTTTGGGGAGATGTCGCTGCTTCTCGGCGGCCCTTGCACGGCGAGTGTGCGGGCCCTCGGTCCGGTACGGGTCGCTTCGATCCTCCGTCCAAGGGAGTTCCTCGCCTCCTCGGCAGATGCCAGCTTGCACATCGCCGAGTTGCTGGCTCACCGGATCGATGCGCTTAACCGTTATCTCGTCGATGTGAAGCACCAGTATGAGGGGCACGATCACCTCGGCATGGTGGATGCGGTGCTGGATGCCTTGATGCACCGGCCCCGCAAGAAAAAGGCGTGA
- a CDS encoding metallophosphoesterase family protein, translating to MKLLFVADLHYTLKQFDWLAANAAECDALIIGGDLLDLAGSLEIDIQIVVIEKYLRRLRELTRVIVSSGNHDGDHRDASGESRARWLGDVQTERLHIDGESIDMGGMRITICPWWDGPVSRAEVEKQLIAAVPPPGTPWIWVYHAAPEGPLSWTGKSFAGDETLTAWIKRFSPHMVLSGHIHNAPFYSKGAWIDRLGETWAFNPGRQIGPSPTALRFDWEKQEVSWISSDGVEQRPLTC from the coding sequence ATGAAGCTGCTCTTTGTCGCCGACCTGCACTACACCTTGAAGCAGTTTGATTGGCTCGCCGCCAATGCCGCAGAATGCGACGCCCTCATCATCGGCGGTGACCTTCTCGATCTTGCCGGATCACTTGAGATCGATATCCAGATCGTCGTGATCGAAAAATACCTGCGTCGCCTGCGGGAACTTACACGCGTGATCGTGAGCTCTGGCAATCATGATGGCGATCACCGCGATGCGAGCGGAGAGTCGAGGGCGCGTTGGCTGGGAGACGTCCAGACGGAGCGCCTGCACATCGATGGCGAATCCATCGATATGGGAGGGATGCGCATCACGATTTGCCCCTGGTGGGATGGACCGGTCTCCCGTGCTGAAGTGGAGAAACAACTCATCGCAGCTGTTCCACCGCCAGGTACCCCTTGGATTTGGGTATACCACGCCGCACCGGAAGGACCTCTAAGCTGGACGGGCAAAAGCTTTGCAGGCGATGAAACCCTGACCGCCTGGATCAAGCGATTCTCGCCCCACATGGTCCTATCCGGCCATATCCACAATGCACCGTTCTATTCGAAGGGGGCGTGGATCGACCGCCTTGGAGAAACATGGGCCTTTAATCCCGGCCGCCAGATCGGCCCGTCCCCTACCGCCCTCCGCTTCGATTGGGAGAAACAGGAAGTAAGCTGGATCTCCTCGGACGGAGTGGAGCAACGGCCTCTCACATGTTAA
- a CDS encoding DUF3307 domain-containing protein translates to MSFILQQQGPFGLFFAFAIAHSLADFPLQGDYLARVKQRRNASTMFEWVAALTAHSLIHAGAVWIVSGSMMFGFIELVLHWLVDLGKGEGKYGYATDQTLHLSCKAVYVVLMALGITLS, encoded by the coding sequence GTGAGCTTCATTCTCCAGCAGCAAGGTCCCTTCGGCTTGTTTTTTGCCTTCGCCATCGCTCACTCGCTGGCCGACTTCCCCCTGCAGGGCGATTATCTGGCGCGGGTCAAGCAACGTCGGAATGCGTCCACCATGTTCGAATGGGTGGCTGCCCTCACGGCGCACTCGCTCATCCACGCGGGTGCGGTCTGGATCGTATCGGGAAGCATGATGTTCGGATTCATTGAACTGGTGCTTCACTGGTTGGTCGACTTGGGCAAGGGCGAGGGTAAATACGGCTATGCCACCGACCAGACGCTGCATCTCTCCTGCAAGGCGGTTTATGTGGTGTTGATGGCCCTGGGGATTACGCTTTCTTGA